One part of the Pyrinomonadaceae bacterium genome encodes these proteins:
- a CDS encoding sigma-70 family RNA polymerase sigma factor produces MPRKSDIPPERFNDLLAWLDPNPESAGLTYLDLQDSLARIFAWRKCADPEGMADEVFDRVCRRLPQLEREFEGNPKVYCYAVANNLIKEYQKKLKLNVPFDGIDVADEPPDTEDTSIEFREECLNDCLQKLPERKRELILSYYSKEKHAKIVHRAEMARQLGISVETLRVRMSRMRRNLEACIELCLDRRRNQK; encoded by the coding sequence ATGCCACGGAAGTCGGATATACCACCTGAACGTTTCAATGATCTACTTGCCTGGCTTGATCCGAACCCTGAATCCGCGGGTCTTACCTACCTCGATTTGCAAGATTCGCTCGCGAGGATTTTCGCATGGCGCAAATGTGCGGACCCTGAGGGTATGGCCGATGAAGTCTTCGATCGAGTCTGTCGGCGACTACCACAGTTGGAACGCGAGTTCGAGGGTAATCCAAAGGTCTATTGTTATGCTGTCGCCAACAACCTGATAAAGGAGTATCAGAAGAAACTGAAACTCAACGTCCCGTTCGACGGCATCGACGTCGCAGACGAGCCACCGGACACGGAGGACACGAGCATCGAGTTTCGAGAAGAGTGTTTAAACGATTGCTTGCAGAAACTGCCCGAGCGAAAGCGGGAGTTGATACTGAGTTACTACTCAAAAGAAAAACACGCCAAGATCGTCCACCGAGCGGAAATGGCCCGACAGCTCGGAATCTCTGTCGAGACGTTGCGGGTCAGGATGTCCCGCATGCGCCGTAACCTGGAAGCGTGCATTGAACTTTGTCTCGATCGGCGCCGCAATCAAAAATGA
- a CDS encoding CHAT domain-containing protein yields MAVYDPLNQRVADRISTGYEVLEIALPTSAAGAYRLEVISREHRASRRYQLKVESLRPATIEDRKLNTAQQIVATGDFLRLEWTENSLRQALASYDTATALLVSSKQLRQAAFASMRAGETCFVLGDYHEALKRFEKAATHAKKTQTPIEEARALTQIARLHSALGNSDRAEECLAKALNIIPQSNASTQFATVRHVRAEALISRGEINYAKGDLVKSLEDFNHALNLSTDVSDRRGQARSHLFKGYIASIGDSEKAFAEISEALNLFQAVADKSGEGLCLTALGLYHSQKQRADQAMGMHRQAGDIFRAIGDRQSEAITLNAMGQAYEFLKDYSMALESYKRALAILQNTGFVDIAASSMFKVARTYRVIKDFDQALVHYRECLKLSRAAKKWRTEANALNDMATIYATQGNQRETTALYQRLLKSFAGISDRRGQATTLNNLGDVLLRFKQPRRALRAFEQALPLSEGLGDPAISVSTLYNLARANRALGNFYEALSSIERSISTIENLRSNVKSPEFRTSYFAGVQEQYDLHSDLLMQLDRIHPNCDFAARAFSVSDSARARSLRDRMADSEADIPSDASPALLERRRELLGLIRAQGQYALELSMKKHDAGESEGVSRQLKELRSEYLDIEAQIRKPTPGFGALSQQQPLTVAQIQTELLDDDSILLEFSLGDERSYLWAVTKKTFHSYELPRRAVLETKAFEVYKLVTERQVIGANSAATDSSTVFTSDRIYQEEGLELSRMLLGPAAEQLGAKRIIVVTEGVLQYIPFDALPDPRVTRAASSQAFGGSGDPPPLLAAHEIVMLPSISTLAAIRRQHPRVAASDKVVAVLADPVFNRDDDRVKNPNSGSIDLTSAVNSPLLPVAVATRSGSYRGFMRLLHSAKEADEILAVTPRGKGIAIQGFDARRETAINVLAADYKIVHFATHSFINNEHPELSGIVLSMVNKDGSKAQGFMPLRDIYSLNGSADLVVLSACDTALGKDITGEGLVGLTYGFMSAGSKTVVASLWKVDDRATAALMSRFYKSMLQDGMKPVAALKSAKEHVRRQKGWEAPYFWAGFVLQGEYADNVVDPSTFHNLNAAFVLVLTLPLFLFGLHLIHKRRRRASPR; encoded by the coding sequence TTGGCGGTTTACGACCCACTAAATCAGCGAGTGGCGGACAGGATCAGCACCGGCTACGAAGTTTTGGAGATTGCGCTGCCAACGTCGGCAGCTGGAGCCTACCGGCTCGAAGTGATTTCGCGAGAGCATCGCGCCAGCCGTCGATATCAACTGAAAGTTGAGTCCCTCAGGCCAGCCACGATTGAAGACAGAAAACTCAACACAGCCCAACAGATCGTTGCGACAGGGGATTTTCTTAGGCTGGAGTGGACTGAGAACTCGCTACGCCAGGCGCTCGCAAGTTACGACACGGCGACGGCCCTCCTCGTTTCTTCAAAACAGTTGCGGCAAGCGGCGTTCGCTTCGATGCGAGCAGGTGAAACGTGTTTCGTCCTGGGCGATTATCACGAGGCGCTGAAACGCTTCGAAAAGGCAGCGACGCATGCGAAGAAGACGCAGACGCCGATCGAAGAAGCTCGGGCACTCACGCAAATTGCAAGACTGCATTCAGCTTTGGGGAATAGCGATCGTGCTGAGGAGTGTTTGGCTAAGGCGCTAAATATCATCCCGCAGTCTAATGCCTCCACCCAGTTTGCCACCGTCCGTCATGTCCGTGCTGAGGCACTGATTAGCCGGGGTGAAATTAATTATGCGAAGGGTGACCTCGTCAAATCGCTGGAAGACTTTAACCATGCCTTAAATCTCTCTACCGACGTTAGCGATCGTCGAGGCCAGGCCAGATCTCATCTCTTCAAAGGTTATATTGCGAGCATAGGCGATTCGGAAAAAGCTTTCGCGGAAATTTCAGAAGCATTAAATCTATTCCAGGCGGTTGCAGACAAATCTGGTGAAGGTCTATGTCTTACTGCTCTTGGATTGTACCATTCGCAAAAACAGAGAGCGGATCAGGCGATGGGGATGCATCGTCAGGCGGGCGATATCTTCCGGGCGATTGGAGACCGGCAAAGTGAAGCTATCACGCTGAACGCAATGGGCCAGGCTTATGAGTTTTTGAAAGACTACTCGATGGCGCTCGAAAGTTATAAGAGGGCTTTGGCGATTCTTCAGAACACAGGCTTTGTTGATATTGCCGCGTCAAGCATGTTCAAGGTGGCGCGGACCTATCGCGTGATTAAAGATTTCGATCAAGCACTGGTGCACTATCGCGAATGCTTGAAGTTGAGCCGGGCGGCAAAGAAGTGGCGTACCGAAGCAAATGCACTCAATGATATGGCTACGATTTACGCGACGCAGGGCAACCAGAGAGAGACCACCGCCCTATATCAAAGGCTTCTAAAATCCTTCGCTGGCATTTCTGATCGACGAGGACAAGCGACGACGCTGAACAACCTCGGAGATGTCTTGCTACGCTTCAAACAACCGCGGCGTGCTTTACGCGCCTTTGAGCAGGCGCTTCCACTCAGCGAGGGACTCGGCGATCCGGCCATCTCGGTATCTACTCTGTATAACCTGGCCCGGGCGAACCGTGCGTTGGGAAACTTTTACGAAGCGCTTTCCTCCATTGAGAGATCGATCAGCACGATTGAGAATCTGCGGTCTAACGTGAAGAGTCCCGAGTTTCGCACGTCGTATTTTGCGGGTGTCCAAGAACAGTATGACCTGCATAGTGATCTCCTAATGCAGCTTGATCGAATTCATCCGAATTGCGACTTTGCCGCCAGAGCATTTTCGGTCAGCGATAGTGCTCGCGCTCGTTCTCTTAGAGATCGGATGGCCGACAGCGAGGCCGATATTCCCTCCGACGCCTCTCCCGCTCTACTTGAACGGAGGCGCGAATTGCTGGGGCTGATCAGGGCGCAGGGGCAGTATGCGTTGGAGCTTTCAATGAAGAAGCATGATGCCGGGGAATCCGAGGGAGTCAGCCGGCAGCTAAAAGAGCTCCGATCTGAATACCTGGATATTGAGGCGCAGATCAGGAAACCAACCCCTGGGTTTGGCGCGTTGAGCCAACAACAGCCGCTTACGGTCGCGCAAATTCAAACAGAATTGCTTGACGATGATTCGATACTGCTCGAATTCTCGCTGGGCGATGAGCGCAGTTATCTCTGGGCCGTCACTAAGAAAACGTTCCATAGCTACGAGTTACCGCGTCGCGCTGTTTTGGAAACGAAGGCCTTTGAAGTCTACAAGCTGGTCACCGAGCGACAGGTGATTGGCGCTAACAGCGCGGCAACGGATTCGTCTACCGTGTTTACCTCCGACCGGATCTACCAGGAAGAGGGACTCGAGTTGAGTCGGATGTTGCTGGGACCAGCTGCGGAACAACTTGGCGCCAAACGGATCATCGTGGTAACCGAGGGAGTCTTGCAATACATCCCGTTCGACGCGCTACCAGATCCTCGTGTAACGCGAGCAGCATCAAGTCAGGCTTTTGGCGGTTCAGGAGATCCTCCGCCGCTGCTGGCGGCACACGAAATAGTTATGCTTCCATCTATTTCAACGCTGGCCGCAATCCGTCGCCAGCACCCTCGCGTAGCGGCGTCTGACAAAGTAGTTGCGGTGCTGGCAGATCCTGTTTTTAACCGCGATGACGACCGCGTGAAGAACCCGAATTCTGGGTCAATAGATCTTACTTCCGCCGTGAACTCACCTTTGCTCCCGGTGGCTGTTGCTACTCGGTCGGGCAGCTACCGTGGGTTCATGCGTTTGCTGCATTCTGCGAAAGAAGCTGACGAAATCCTGGCGGTGACGCCCCGGGGAAAAGGGATCGCCATTCAGGGATTCGATGCCCGCCGCGAGACTGCGATCAACGTGTTGGCGGCTGACTACAAAATCGTGCATTTTGCGACGCACAGCTTCATAAACAATGAGCATCCCGAGCTTTCGGGGATTGTTCTCTCGATGGTCAACAAAGATGGGAGCAAGGCGCAAGGATTCATGCCGCTGCGCGACATTTACAGCCTGAACGGCTCGGCTGATCTCGTCGTCCTGAGTGCTTGCGACACTGCTTTAGGTAAGGACATTACAGGCGAAGGCTTAGTGGGCCTGACGTATGGCTTCATGTCGGCAGGTTCCAAAACGGTGGTAGCTAGTTTGTGGAAAGTCGACGATCGAGCCACCGCGGCACTGATGTCGCGCTTCTACAAATCGATGCTGCAGGACGGCATGAAACCGGTTGCCGCGCTGAAGTCAGCGAAAGAACATGTCAGGCGACAGAAAGGGTGGGAGGCTCCGTATTTTTGGGCCGGCTTTGTGTTACAAGGCGAATACGCCGACAATGTTGTGGACCCCTCCACCTTCCACAACTTGAACGCCGCCTTTGTTCTGGTACTAACGTTACCGCTGTTTTTGTTTGGATTGCATTTGATCCACAAGAGGAGGCGACGCGCTTCTCCCAGATGA
- a CDS encoding CHAT domain-containing protein, whose product MAQKTRILFLSANPWTTSRILVDEEAREISEKLQQGSYRDKFELLKHAATRVIDLQRLLLMHRPHIVHFSAHGSKRHKIILGGSRGRGKEVDPAGLVELFALYRSHVKLVFLNACFTRTQAQSLCQVIDYSVGTGKMIGDKGGVAFAGAFYRSLGFGKSVSEAFQSAKAELAVLKIPRSSGLELFKRPDLRSGDSFPKTRARGKRRHSERQTTSRTSSEDRCITGRRGELLRDDPIFLPSTSLVGALRQTRASDGSHSGERRIEVVNSVRTEVIVSRRSSKASLQERPLPASKTKRRLGEARRDAARRRGKERSSVSLLPASATATVHLLRVVRTESFDLVVNNLAKE is encoded by the coding sequence ATGGCGCAAAAAACTCGGATACTTTTCTTATCAGCAAATCCATGGACAACCAGTCGAATACTGGTGGATGAGGAAGCGCGGGAGATCTCTGAAAAACTTCAGCAGGGATCATATCGAGATAAGTTCGAGTTGCTAAAACACGCGGCTACAAGAGTAATCGATCTTCAGCGTCTGCTGCTGATGCACCGACCACATATTGTTCACTTCAGTGCACATGGGAGCAAGCGACACAAAATAATTCTTGGTGGTAGTCGTGGTCGAGGCAAGGAAGTCGATCCCGCTGGTCTGGTCGAATTGTTCGCACTCTACCGAAGCCACGTAAAGCTCGTCTTTCTGAACGCTTGCTTTACCAGAACCCAGGCACAGTCTCTTTGTCAGGTGATCGATTATTCTGTCGGTACCGGAAAGATGATCGGAGATAAAGGCGGCGTAGCTTTTGCCGGCGCATTCTACCGCTCTCTGGGTTTTGGCAAATCGGTTTCGGAAGCATTCCAGTCGGCAAAAGCGGAACTTGCTGTTCTCAAGATCCCAAGATCGAGTGGACTCGAGTTGTTTAAGCGCCCGGATCTGCGCAGCGGCGATTCATTTCCGAAGACAAGAGCCCGCGGGAAGCGCAGGCATTCTGAACGCCAAACTACCAGCCGGACATCGTCAGAGGACCGTTGCATTACCGGCCGTCGCGGAGAGTTGCTCCGCGATGATCCGATCTTCTTGCCATCAACCAGTCTTGTCGGTGCATTGCGCCAGACGCGCGCCAGCGACGGCTCACATTCCGGCGAGCGACGGATTGAAGTGGTGAACTCGGTGCGAACCGAAGTGATCGTAAGTCGACGATCTTCAAAAGCGTCGCTGCAAGAACGGCCACTGCCGGCTTCGAAGACGAAACGAAGACTCGGCGAAGCCAGGCGCGACGCAGCCCGGCGCAGAGGGAAAGAGCGCTCGTCAGTGAGCTTATTGCCGGCTTCCGCAACAGCTACCGTCCACTTGTTACGAGTCGTGAGGACAGAGAGCTTCGACTTAGTCGTGAATAACTTAGCGAAAGAATGA
- a CDS encoding transcriptional regulator has product MLAKQNQVSRLYEFGPFVLNPDEYLLVTNGTPISLPPRAFDLLLVLVENQGSLVTKDNLLKVVWQDVSVEEGNIPYNVSLVRKALGDNAAAPRYVATVSKLGYRFISPVKEVTESPTDSAATKIEIENNVSYSQPSTLDPTSRLLSSPLRNHVWHLLAACVLYALYYSVAFMLEVAYEYETYGIRALRITPLIFLWVMGTSLIGLVGGLRRTSRGSASGSLFSLSVFIGAGLTLYLVSGLFLPNHAITKALFQTYPAQGAFLKSVYYVLPLVVLFVVLPFHLIVAKESELLNGTWRAGLEGHRYASPGGVYLKTWWLAGILLGTFCVALLGTAHLFENLRSNPNSGLFIQLAQWRFLLYFLLGLECILWYQKAQ; this is encoded by the coding sequence ATGTTAGCTAAACAAAACCAAGTCAGTCGTTTGTACGAATTCGGCCCGTTTGTCCTAAACCCCGATGAGTACCTGCTTGTCACCAATGGCACTCCCATTTCCCTGCCGCCCAGAGCCTTCGACCTGCTTTTAGTACTCGTCGAGAATCAGGGATCTTTGGTGACGAAGGACAATCTGCTCAAAGTCGTCTGGCAAGATGTGTCCGTCGAGGAAGGAAACATTCCTTACAACGTATCGCTCGTGAGGAAAGCTCTTGGTGACAACGCCGCTGCGCCTCGCTACGTGGCAACTGTTTCGAAGCTGGGCTACCGATTTATCTCGCCGGTTAAAGAAGTAACCGAATCCCCAACCGACTCGGCAGCGACGAAAATTGAGATTGAGAATAACGTCAGTTATTCACAACCATCGACGCTCGATCCGACCAGCCGGCTGCTTTCGTCGCCCTTAAGAAATCATGTTTGGCACTTATTGGCAGCGTGTGTTTTGTATGCACTCTATTACTCGGTCGCTTTCATGCTGGAGGTCGCATATGAGTATGAGACCTACGGAATACGGGCCTTGAGGATCACGCCGCTAATCTTTTTGTGGGTGATGGGAACATCTTTGATAGGTTTGGTTGGAGGATTAAGACGGACGTCAAGAGGCTCAGCATCGGGGAGTCTATTTTCTTTGTCGGTCTTCATCGGCGCGGGCTTGACGCTCTACCTGGTTTCGGGACTGTTCCTGCCAAACCATGCGATAACCAAAGCATTATTTCAGACCTATCCGGCACAAGGAGCGTTTTTAAAGAGTGTCTATTATGTGCTGCCCCTGGTTGTGCTGTTTGTGGTGCTGCCATTTCATCTCATCGTGGCGAAGGAGTCTGAGTTGCTGAATGGAACGTGGCGGGCCGGGTTGGAAGGGCATCGTTACGCCAGTCCTGGCGGCGTTTATCTCAAAACCTGGTGGCTGGCGGGAATCTTACTTGGCACATTCTGCGTCGCCCTGTTAGGTACAGCTCATTTATTTGAAAACCTGCGTTCCAACCCTAACAGCGGTCTGTTCATTCAATTAGCGCAATGGCGATTCCTTCTTTATTTTCTCCTCGGATTGGAGTGCATCCTCTGGTACCAAAAAGCGCAGTGA
- a CDS encoding CHAT domain-containing protein has translation MDLFASAATCLWKTPLLRSGLILAGVARRSSGPGEDGVLSALETAALDLRGTQLVVLSACETGIGDVKIGDGVFGLRRALVLAGVESQMISLWQVDDKATRELLVDFYTRLQRGEGRGEALRNAELALMRTVGREHPFFWASFIGVGDWRPVNRN, from the coding sequence GTGGACTTGTTCGCGAGCGCAGCGACCTGTCTTTGGAAAACCCCCCTGTTGCGATCGGGCCTCATTCTGGCGGGGGTGGCGAGACGTAGCAGCGGCCCGGGAGAGGATGGTGTTCTCTCGGCTCTGGAGACAGCGGCACTGGATCTTAGAGGCACGCAACTAGTCGTGCTGTCCGCTTGCGAAACTGGAATCGGCGACGTAAAGATCGGCGATGGTGTCTTTGGTTTGCGGCGGGCGCTCGTGCTCGCAGGCGTGGAGAGCCAAATGATTAGTCTGTGGCAGGTGGATGATAAAGCGACCCGCGAGCTGTTGGTTGACTTTTATACGCGCCTGCAAAGAGGAGAGGGAAGAGGCGAGGCATTGCGGAATGCCGAACTTGCGTTGATGAGAACGGTGGGACGTGAGCATCCGTTCTTCTGGGCAAGTTTCATCGGAGTCGGGGATTGGCGACCTGTTAACCGAAACTAG
- a CDS encoding CHAT domain-containing protein, with translation MLRREGHASWVELGDARVIDKQVSQFRAALQDRTSRNSKEVGRALYEQVMQPIRTLLGDSGHILLSPDGGLSLIPFSALVDEQNHYLIEKYLITYLTSGRDLLRSLSPGQTLNRPLVIANPLFEGVGNDDPGPQDSSALMERAIDFTKIKYSPLPGSALEAKEIAAVLTDAEVLTGAEATERFVKRAIRPRILHIATHGFFLEDQKSTKPGERGLVRERSDLSLENPPVAIGPHSGGGGET, from the coding sequence GTGCTTCGCCGCGAGGGGCATGCATCGTGGGTGGAACTGGGGGATGCACGTGTCATAGACAAACAGGTCAGCCAATTTCGCGCGGCCCTTCAAGATCGCACTAGCCGCAACTCAAAAGAGGTTGGCCGCGCCTTGTATGAGCAAGTCATGCAACCGATTCGCACTCTATTAGGAGACTCGGGCCACATCCTCCTATCGCCCGATGGAGGCCTTAGCCTGATTCCTTTTAGCGCGCTGGTCGATGAACAGAACCATTATTTGATCGAGAAGTATTTGATCACTTACCTGACCAGTGGCCGAGATCTGTTGCGGTCGCTGTCGCCGGGCCAGACTCTCAACCGGCCGCTTGTGATTGCAAATCCTCTCTTTGAGGGCGTTGGAAATGACGACCCTGGCCCTCAGGATTCCTCGGCACTTATGGAACGCGCAATCGATTTCACGAAAATCAAATATTCACCGTTGCCGGGTAGTGCACTTGAGGCGAAGGAAATCGCTGCTGTTCTGACTGATGCAGAAGTTTTGACTGGAGCCGAGGCGACTGAGCGTTTTGTGAAAAGGGCCATCAGGCCGCGCATTTTGCACATAGCTACGCACGGTTTTTTCCTTGAAGATCAAAAGAGTACGAAACCAGGCGAGCGTGGACTTGTTCGCGAGCGCAGCGACCTGTCTTTGGAAAACCCCCCTGTTGCGATCGGGCCTCATTCTGGCGGGGGTGGCGAGACGTAG
- a CDS encoding tetratricopeptide repeat protein produces the protein MAQSSAQVKSAFAQPQSQQLSEARRLNQEIELLSKEGKYAEAIPRAERLVFLLERMFGTDDIAVARLLNNLAGFHRQVGNYHLAELRYKRSLAIAERRLGPTHRIVVLCLVNLAGLYRLMGDYVRTEQFYKRALNVAESPSADPSSPDVASILNSLAGFYSERGDDEQAEQLLRRAITIAERLPREDMNLATALNSLGFVYVKKMDYRAAKTYFRRAISLTEGLGGASNRHLLAASLSGLARVYEEEGDFKLARPFYESALTITEKALGSDAISTATSLNNLGLLHMELGHNATAQPLLERALAIYERRYGKNSVYAVSPLINLSKIYEARGEFNYAVSLLVRVFNIRERTLRLVVATGSERQKRLYVATLSQETDAIVSLMVQAGPGNKEIVELALTSVLRRKGRALDVLSGQIEKLRRRAGPQDVALLDELSVAKGQLANIMLDPNRAGDEDRQAYASTLEKRVDELEGNIAAHSDEFR, from the coding sequence TTGGCACAGTCATCAGCCCAGGTGAAAAGTGCCTTCGCCCAACCACAATCGCAACAGTTGTCCGAAGCCAGACGCCTGAACCAGGAAATCGAGCTGCTGTCGAAGGAAGGGAAATATGCGGAGGCAATTCCGCGGGCTGAACGTCTTGTGTTCCTACTGGAGAGAATGTTTGGCACGGACGATATTGCAGTTGCCCGATTGCTGAACAATCTTGCGGGCTTCCATCGACAGGTAGGTAACTATCACCTAGCTGAATTGCGGTATAAGCGATCGCTTGCTATTGCCGAACGCAGACTTGGGCCTACTCACCGAATTGTAGTTTTGTGTCTTGTCAATCTTGCCGGCTTATATCGTTTGATGGGCGACTATGTTCGCACGGAGCAATTCTACAAAAGGGCGCTTAACGTAGCTGAAAGCCCTTCTGCCGATCCATCAAGCCCTGACGTCGCCAGCATCCTGAACAGCCTCGCGGGTTTCTACAGTGAGAGAGGTGACGATGAGCAAGCCGAACAGTTGCTGCGGCGCGCGATAACCATCGCCGAGAGACTCCCACGCGAAGATATGAATCTGGCTACGGCGCTCAACAGTCTGGGTTTTGTCTATGTGAAGAAAATGGATTACCGGGCTGCGAAGACGTATTTCAGACGAGCAATTTCCCTGACAGAAGGACTCGGCGGGGCGTCCAACCGGCACTTGTTGGCAGCCTCGCTAAGCGGTTTAGCCAGAGTCTATGAAGAGGAGGGTGACTTCAAACTGGCCCGACCATTTTATGAAAGTGCGCTCACCATAACGGAAAAGGCCCTGGGTAGCGACGCTATTTCGACTGCGACGTCTCTCAACAATCTTGGACTGCTTCACATGGAGCTGGGTCATAACGCGACGGCGCAACCGCTGCTGGAACGCGCCTTGGCGATTTACGAAAGGCGTTACGGAAAGAACTCGGTTTATGCCGTTTCCCCGCTAATAAATCTCTCAAAGATTTACGAAGCCAGAGGTGAGTTCAATTATGCCGTGAGCCTTCTCGTGCGCGTCTTCAACATACGCGAGAGGACGCTGCGATTAGTCGTAGCTACGGGCTCTGAGCGACAGAAGCGCCTCTATGTCGCAACGCTGTCCCAAGAAACCGACGCTATTGTGTCCCTGATGGTCCAGGCGGGGCCGGGTAATAAGGAGATCGTCGAGCTTGCTCTAACGTCAGTACTGCGGCGCAAGGGACGAGCGCTCGACGTGCTAAGCGGCCAGATTGAAAAGTTGCGCCGGCGCGCAGGCCCTCAGGACGTCGCGCTGCTGGATGAGTTGTCAGTGGCCAAGGGGCAGCTAGCGAACATCATGCTCGACCCTAACCGCGCCGGTGATGAAGACCGGCAAGCCTACGCGTCAACACTGGAAAAGCGAGTCGATGAGCTGGAAGGAAACATCGCAGCTCATAGCGATGAGTTCCGGTAG
- a CDS encoding serine/threonine-protein kinase: protein MDPHTWDRIQEIYYSALPIPPGQRCDFVARECDFDPVLTKQVCSLLKADSSAQFLEAPIFRLGLRILSTDDPTELDISDSNDELIGSTIDDRYVVERRLAKGGMARVYLARDLTLDPKRVVLKVLLDESLRNAEIVRKFKEEKRALAHVVHPGVVTILGAGELPDKKPYLVMEYVAGASLRNLINEKPQGLPFERAAFIIRGIGSALNAVHRNEIYHRDLKPENIMLQDLGANEEQVKVVDFGIAKVKASLMGPTNIEDSVTMGTVAYMSPEQLHGDRVSAPSDVYSFAVVAYELLTGRRPFVFETPADLWELQRQGIRAKPTALRPKLSEEAEAIILNGLSFDPGARYHAGEFGNRLSSALLANAPAHPVVGRKLRLRERFMIATAAVLLLAMVTGVYWLIWRPGFGTATNTRSSPYRTLSYSFTVQKMRGGQLYQEPFESAEPNVFESGDKFRLNVFKRQAGHLYVFSQGPPEQEVFNIIFPTKAANDGTARLEQNQDFQTNWNTFTGEKGKERLWIVWSQAKVVPLEVAALDAFKSPEGAVTDTSIVKTLRDFLSENSTPEPKTTKDTAKQRTSVWASGNLLVKLVELEHQ from the coding sequence ATGGACCCTCACACTTGGGATCGCATTCAAGAGATTTATTACTCAGCCTTGCCGATCCCTCCCGGCCAGCGATGCGATTTCGTTGCGCGAGAGTGTGACTTCGATCCGGTTCTCACAAAACAGGTTTGCTCGCTGCTGAAAGCTGACTCGTCTGCGCAATTTCTCGAAGCGCCGATCTTCAGACTCGGTCTCAGGATTCTGAGCACGGACGATCCCACAGAATTGGATATTTCTGACTCGAATGATGAACTAATCGGTTCGACTATTGATGATCGATACGTGGTCGAGAGACGTCTCGCTAAAGGTGGCATGGCCCGCGTGTATCTGGCGCGCGACCTTACGCTTGATCCGAAGCGCGTGGTGTTGAAAGTCCTGCTGGACGAATCACTGCGTAACGCAGAGATCGTTCGGAAATTCAAGGAGGAGAAAAGGGCTCTCGCCCATGTTGTTCATCCCGGCGTGGTAACCATTTTGGGTGCCGGTGAGTTGCCGGATAAGAAACCTTACCTGGTGATGGAGTATGTGGCCGGCGCTTCTCTGCGCAACTTGATTAACGAAAAGCCCCAGGGTCTTCCGTTCGAACGCGCGGCGTTCATCATCAGAGGCATTGGCTCCGCGCTCAATGCCGTCCACCGCAACGAGATTTATCACCGCGATCTGAAGCCGGAAAACATCATGCTCCAGGACCTCGGAGCCAACGAAGAGCAGGTGAAAGTTGTGGATTTCGGCATTGCGAAAGTCAAAGCGTCGTTGATGGGTCCCACCAATATTGAGGACTCAGTCACGATGGGGACGGTAGCCTACATGTCTCCTGAGCAATTGCACGGTGACAGGGTGTCGGCGCCGAGCGACGTTTATTCGTTTGCCGTGGTCGCTTATGAATTGTTGACCGGCCGACGGCCATTCGTGTTTGAAACGCCGGCTGATTTGTGGGAACTGCAGCGCCAGGGAATCAGGGCCAAACCGACAGCCTTGCGGCCCAAGTTGTCCGAAGAAGCGGAAGCGATCATCCTCAACGGTTTGTCATTTGACCCGGGGGCCCGTTACCACGCGGGTGAATTCGGCAACCGATTGTCCAGCGCGTTACTGGCAAATGCTCCGGCGCACCCAGTCGTCGGCAGAAAACTACGACTAAGAGAGCGGTTTATGATTGCGACCGCTGCCGTTCTGCTCCTGGCAATGGTGACCGGAGTGTACTGGCTGATTTGGCGACCCGGGTTCGGGACCGCGACGAATACTCGTTCGTCGCCGTATCGAACGTTGAGTTACTCATTCACCGTACAAAAGATGCGCGGCGGACAGCTGTACCAGGAGCCTTTTGAATCAGCAGAACCGAACGTTTTCGAAAGCGGCGATAAATTCCGTCTCAACGTTTTCAAGCGACAGGCTGGACATCTCTATGTCTTTAGTCAAGGCCCACCTGAACAAGAGGTCTTTAATATTATTTTTCCTACAAAGGCGGCGAATGATGGGACCGCCCGGTTGGAACAAAATCAGGACTTCCAAACAAATTGGAACACCTTTACCGGCGAAAAGGGAAAAGAACGTTTATGGATTGTGTGGTCGCAGGCTAAGGTCGTGCCGCTGGAAGTCGCAGCCCTCGACGCCTTTAAGAGCCCGGAAGGCGCAGTCACCGATACATCTATTGTGAAGACGCTGAGAGATTTTCTGTCTGAAAACTCGACACCTGAACCGAAAACCACTAAGGACACAGCCAAACAACGAACCAGTGTTTGGGCCAGCGGAAATTTACTGGTCAAACTTGTGGAGTTGGAACATCAATGA